caaatcaacatttttgtcagaaaatgcaatGCAAGCAAACCCTTGAGAtactaaatattaaaataaaattgaaaactgtttaatgtcaaaatattaaaataacccAAATATTCCTATTCAGGATATGAAAATCCATGTGCCTTACTACTCACTGTCCAGAACAAAAGTTGAATGAACCAGTCTTTTTCCAATGAAGAATCTTATTGCGGGTTTTCTAACCTTCCAGGAGCAGCTGTCTCAGGTTCTCGACGCCATGTTTGAGAGGAAAGTGAAACCTCAGGAACACGTCATTGACCAAGGAGATGATGGAGACAACTTTTATGTTGTTGAGAGGTAGGAAAATGAGCCATTGACTTGTATGAGTTCTGTGGAGATAAAAATCTAGAACTCATAATTTCTGTTCCATTTCAATCATTCTGGAAATAGTAGGGAATTCCTATAGACTTAGCACCTCATGCGGCTTTTGTTTTTCTTAGTTTTTTCATTCACTGGTGTTAGGGATTTTTATAAACATCTTTCCTCTATTATTTGGCCTAATCGTCCGTACAAGGTAGCTATTTTAAGGTACCCGGTTGTCAGTCAGTCTGTCTGTTCTCTTGCAGATCAATGGGTTCTATATATCTGTGTAATTAAGAGATTCTCCCTTTCATATGTGTAAAATATATACCCCCTTTTATAATAAAGGCATTCAGAGAAACTCTTGTGTATCAGTGTTTCCTCTTATAAGCATCTCCTAGTGATAGTTCTATTGATGAACACCTACTTAATTCTTCTGCAGATATGAAGAATATATGTTTGTGGCTCCTATAAAACTGTGATGTTAATAAGAATAATCTTGAGGAATGTAAGAATAAGTGGTTGTTGGAATAGGATCTTGATTCCGCCACAGATGTTGATTCATATAATTATCAGATGCTCCTCTTTCAAATAATGGCACCATTAAATAGACACTAAAGATTTCAAAGCAGTTCCTTAAGACAGTGCATTTCCTTTGGATTGTCATTTATGGTATATTTAGGGAGTTTACAAAGCACTTTTATGTTAGGTTCTGGTAACCTAGTTAATTTAGCCAAATTCCTATTTTGATTAGCTCATGTTTTACAAATAGGCTGTCAGCTACAAAACATTTTATACTGAAAGCCAGCTAGCTGGCTGCAGAAGATTTAAGGCGGTAAAGTTTGCCACATGTGATTTTCCAGAGGATATGATGGTAGTTGGTACTTTACTGCTGTCACAACTGTGGGCAAAACTGTACAGGTCAAAAAGACAATATATTGAGAATAAGTGAATAAAGCCTGTATTGTATGACAGTTGAGACCCAACTTGGAAATGCAGGCTCAGCAGTGTCTGCTGTACTGTTTGTTCCACAAATCATCATCTTTGAAAGTCTAACATTATCCATATTCTTTTTTTGTATCTATTTTCCATGTCCAAAAGCATATTTCCCTAAAGATACCACATTGATTGGATTTCTACTCTTGGGTCACGCACTTCTAGTTTGAGTTAGGTGGAAATTCCTTTGTtttctaatgacaggtttcagagtagcagccgtgttagtctgtattcgcaaaaagaaaaggagtacttgtggcaccttagagactaacagatttatttgagcataagctttcgtgagctacagctcacttcattgcgaaagcttatgctcaaataaatgttagtctctgaggtgccacaagtatgccttttctttttgttttctaagggtatgtctacactacagaataaggttgaatttatagaagtcggttttttagaaatcggttttatatattcgagtgtgtgtgtccccacagaagtgcattaagtgcattaactcggtggagtgcttccacagtaccgaggctagagtcaacttccagagcgttgcactgtggatagctatcccacagttcccgcagtctccgctgcccattggaattctgggttgagatcccaatgcctgatggggctgaaacattgtcgcgggtggttctgggtacatatcgtcagtccccccttccctccctccctccctccctccgtgaaagcaagggcagaaaatcgtttcgcgccttttttcctgagttacctgtgcggacgccataccaccgcaagcatggagcccgctcaggtaaccgtcaccgtatgtctcctgggtgctggcagacgcggtacggcattgctacacagtagcagcaacccattgccttgtggcagcagacggtacaatacgactggtagccgtcctcgtcatgtccgaggtactcctggtcgcctgtgtgaggtcgatcaggagcgcctgggcagacatgggcgcagggactaaatttttagtgacttgaccaggtcattctcttaagtccggcagtcagtcctattgaaccgtcttatggtgagcaggcaggcaatatgtccttctgcaccgtctgctgccagccaaagatgtaaaagatagatggagtggatcaaaacaagaaatagaccagatttgttttgtactcatttgccttctcccctgtctaggggactcattcctttaggtcacactgcagtcactcacagagaaggtgcagcgaggtaaatctagccatgtatcaatcagaggccaggctaacctccttgtttcaataagaacaataacttaggtgcaccatttcttattggaaccctccgtgaagtcctgcctgaactactccttgatgtaaagccaccccctttgtggattttagccccctgaagccaaccctgtaagccgtgtcgtcagtcgcccctccctccgtcagagcaacggcagacaatcattccgcgccttttttctgtgcggacgccataccaaggcaagcatggagtccgctcagctcactttggcaattaggagcacattaaacaccacacgcattatccagcagtatatgcagcaccagaacctggcaaagcgctaccgggcgaggaggcgacgtcagcgcggtcacgtgagtgatcaggacatggacacagatttctctgaaagcatgggccctgccaatgcatgcatcatggtgctaatggggcaggttcatgctgtggaacgccgattctgggctcgggaaacaagcacagactggtgggaccgcatagtgttgcaggtctgggatgattcccagtggctgcgaaactttcgcatgcgtaagggcactttcatggaactttgtgacttgctttcccctgccctgaagcgcatgaataccaagatgagagcagccctcacagttgagaagcgagtggcgatagccctgtggaagcttgcaacgccagacagctaccggtcagttgggaatcaatttggagtgggcaaatctactgtgggggctgctgtgatgcaagtagcccacgcaatcaaagatctgctgatatcaagggtagtgaccctgggaaatgtgcaggtcatagtggatggctttgctgcaatgggattccctaactgtggtggggccatagacggaacccatatccctatcttggcaccggagcaccaagccggcgagtacataaaccgcaaggggtacttttcaatagtgctgcaagctctggtggatcacaagggacgtttcaccaacatcaacgtgggatggccgggaaaggtacatgacgctcgcatcttcaggaactctggtctgtttcaaaagcttcaagaagggactttatttccagaccagaaaataactgttggtgatgttgaaatgcctatatgtatccttggggacccagcctaccccttaatgccatggctcatgaagccgtacacaggcagcctggacagtagtcaggagctgttcaactacaggctgagcaagtgcagaatggtggtagaatgtgcatttggacgtttaaaggcgcagtttactgactcgcttagacctcagcgaaaccaatattcccactgttattactgcttgctgtgcgctccacaatatctgtgagagtaagggggagacgtttatggaggggtgggaggttgaggcaaatcgcctggctgctggttacgcgcagccagacaccagggcggttagaagagcacaggagggtgcggtacacatcagagaggctttgaaaaccagtttcatgactggccaggctacggtgtgaaagttctgtttgtttctccttgatgaaaccccccgccccttggttcactctacttccctgtaagctaaccaccctcccctcctccctttgatcaccgcttgcagaggcaataaagtcattgttgcttcacattcatgcattctttattcattcatcacacaaatagggggatgactaccaaggtagcccaggaggggtggtggaggagggaaggaaaatgccacacagcactttaaaagtttacaactttaaaatttattgaatgacagccttcttttttttgggcaatcctctgtggtggagtggctggttggccggtggccaccccaccacgttcttgggcgtctgggtgaggaggctatggaacttggggaggagggcggttggttacacaggggctgtagtggcagtctgtgctccagctgcctttgctgcagctcaaccatacactggagcatactggtttggtcctccagcagcctcagcattgaatcctgcctcctctcatcacgctgccgccacattcgagcttcagccctctcttcagcccgccacttactctcttcagcccgccacctctcctcctggtcattttgtgctttcctgcagtctgacattatttgcctccacgcattcgtctgtgctctgtcagtgtgggaggacagcatgagctcggagaacatttcatctcgagtgcgtttttttttctttctaatcttcactagcctctgggaaggagaagatcctgtgatcattgaaacacatgcagctggtggagaaaagaaaagggacagcggtatttaaaaagacacattttataaaacactggctacactctttcagggtaaaccttgctgttaacattacatacatagcacatgtgctttcgttacaaggtcgcattttgcctccccccaccgcgtggctaccccctcaaccctcccccctccctgtggctaacagcggggaacatttctgttcagctgcaggcaaacagcccagcaggaatgggctcctctgagtgtcccctgaagaaaagcaccctatttcaaccatgtgaccatggattatatctcactctcctgaggataacacagagagataaagaacggatgttgcttgaacgccagcaaacatacactgcaatgctttgttgtacaatgattcccgagtacgtgttactggcctggagtggtaaagtgtcctaccatgaaggacgcaataagtctgccctccccagaaaccttttgcaaaggctttgggagtatatccaggagagccgcgaatgccagggcaaagtaatcctttcacatgcttgcttttaaaccatgtatagtattttaaaaggtacactcaccggaggtcccttctccgcctgctgggtccaggaggcagccttgggtgggttcagggggtactggctccaggtccagggtgagaaacagttcctggctgtcgggaaaaccggtttctccgcttgcttgctgtgagctatctacaacctcgtcatcatcatcatcttcttcgtccccaaaacctgcttccgtattgcctccatctcctttgaaggagtcaaacaacacggctggggtagtggtggctgaaccccctaaaatggcatgcagctcatcatagaagcggcatgtttggggctctgacccggagcggccgttcgcctctctggttttctggtaggcttgcctcagctccttcagtttcacgcggcactgcttcgggtccctgttatggcctctgtccttcatgccctgggaggttttggcatttcgaaaactggaacggagttctgatagcactgattcctctccccatacagcgatcagatcccgtacctcccgttcggtccatgctggagctcttttgcgattctgagactccgtcatggtcacctctgctgatgagctctgcatggtcaccttcagcttgccacgctggccaaacaggaaatgagattcaaaagttcgcggttcttttcctgtctacctggccagtgcatctgagttgagagtgctgtccagagcggtcaaaatggagcactctgggatagctcccggaggccaatacagtcgaattgtgtccacagtaccccaaattcgacccggcaaggccgatttaagcgctaatccacttgtcaggggtggagtaaggaaatcgattttaagagccctttaagccgaaataaagggcttcatcgtgtggacgggtgcaggtttacatcgattaatgctgctaaattcgacctaaagtcctagtgtagaccagggctaaggattTTAGCTCTTTAAGCCATCAGTAGGTGTGTCTTGTACACAGAGCAATTGCTGCTGCCCTAATGCTCTTGAGAACCTTTCCTTACAAGTTCCTTTCTGATCATGGTCAACAGCGGAGCTCCCTATTTGAACTGTAACTGTTTTGGCAGTTTTCAGGTCTGCACCTTCTTGGAGATGTTAGGCACAGGTCTTTCTCAAAGCCTTCTGGCTCTGGTGTAGAGCAGTAAATTTCGCCATCAGTGCCTTTGAGGCTAGGGTTTTTGGGTCCACTTTGCGTCAGAGGCACTAAGATGACTCTTTGAGGTTCCCTGGATGCAGGGCGAATTAGGAATATGGGATATTGTACCGGAAGAGACCTTCTGGGTCATCAAGTCTAGccccctgctattgcaggcaacCCTGGCATATTTTCCCATTCACAGGTTTggtcaagctccatcttaaaactagtttgAGTATTTGCCCCTACTACTCCTattggaaggctgctccagatcctcattcctctgatggttagaacccttcttctaatttccagcttaaatttattcatggccagtttttACCCATTTATTCTTGTGCTAGCATTGtactttagcttaaatagctcttctccccgATGTATGTATAGAGAGCAATCGGATCCTTTCctctctcagctttcattttgttAGGCCAAACAAGCCACACTTTTGTACTTTCCTGTTGGAAGATAGGCTCTCCATTCCCTTGATCATCCAAataacccttctctgcacctgttccagtttgagttcATAATTTCTTAAATGTAGATTACTAGAATTATACACAATATGTCAGATTAGGTTTTAGCAGTGCTTGTATAATGGCATTAGTACTTCCCTTTCTCTACTAGAAATACTTCACCCAATGTATCataggatcacatttgcctttttcacagcgaCATTGCATTGGTAGCTCCTAATCCTCAAGTGATCAGTTAATTAATTCaggtttttctcctcctctgtcatttccaactgatgagcctccctcccctcagcttaTAGCAGAAATTTTTCTTTAGTCcataaatgcatgaccttgcactacatactattaaatttcatccaatttCTGTTACACCAGTCCTCAGGGTCATCCAGTTCTTCCTGCATAATAATCCTATCCTCCTTGTATTGACCGTgtctcccaactttgtatcatcagcagaTTTCATTATATCACTTCTACGTTTTGCATCAAGGTcatcaattaaaatattaaataagattggtcccaagaccaatccttgaTGAACTCTATTAACAATCTCCCTCGAACCTCAAAATTTTTCTTTCAGCACAGCCCATTGTCATATCCcttttagccagttccttactTGCCTTGCAATACTTGTATAAGCCCCATCtactttaattaattaataattaaaagaaTTAATTTTAACTAATAATTCTTCCTTgaatagtgtccctatgggtgtacCACTTGAGGTCCCCATGCACCTACAATTGAAGATTTTTCAGCAGCAGTTCTTGTTTGATCTGTCCATGTGCCCCAGTTATCCTTGTGCCCTGTATCGAGGGTATATAGGGCTGCGATGGACGGACCAGCCTGGACAGAGATGGAGCATTCGATAGTGATGAGTTTTGCAGATACTTGCCTCTtagttacttttattttattttgttataaataataattttattcttttatgtaaatTAGTGTTCTGTTTCTTTTGAGGGATCTTCTTCCAATTAGCTGAGGCTTTTGTCTCCCTTAccctctgcccacccccagaTGGGAGGGGGTGGTGATGGTTCCCTTTTACAAAGAAGCCTCTTGGTTTCTTGGGGCATGCCAAGTCTTGAGGATTCGAACGTTGACTCACTTGCTGGAAATCCTTCCAAATTAGTGATGGCCACTTGCACTGTAGCTGCTGCCTCAGGTATCCACACATGACATCCAAAGTGCAAAATCTGCACTAGTTTTAAGAGCTGCtccaggagagaggaggagattaAAGTTTGTCTCCTTATGATGGAGCATACCATTGTCCGGCTTCAGATCCAGGCCTAGAGACAAAtgcagacagagacacagagaccCATACAGCAGCCTCTGAGCAACTATAGTGCCCCATCAGCCTCTGGTAGACCTGCAAGTGATGCAGAAAAGACTTCCATGAAGAGGAGTACTAAGTCTCCTCAGAAACTGCATAATACTAAGAGCTGCACCATACTGGAGACCCCACACCTGTAAAAGGCTTCCACAGAGGGTTCAAGAGGGATTAGTACTGAGAGCTGTAAATTAGAATCTGAGAGCTCATCTAAATCACATGATACCCAGCAGTCAGTATCATCAAGGCATTACCAATGTGCCAGACACACTACTGATTCCGCACTGAAGAACTTGGTACCACCAGTAGCATCTACTATGCCTTTATACCTCTTCCAGGAGACGCCAGTGCCCCCTGTACCATCCTTGATACCACAGGCCACTACATCCATGGCTCACCAAATTACTGCACAACTGCACCCGATATGTCAGGAGTTTGTTTTCCAGGGATTTGTTAATCTCTGATGAATGTGAGTCTCGGTTAGGCTCCTGGTACTGGTACCTCACCTATTGCAGTATTGCATGCAGAGAGGCAAACCAGCACTCCTCCTTTGTCTGGCTTCTCCTCTAGACTATGCAGATGAGAGCTCTTCAGACTCTCAAATTTCTGTTCAGGTCTGTTATGATTACCTGCCAAGCCTGATCTGTCCTGAACCTGCTCCATCGAGGAGTACTTCCGGGCTGGTGCAGCCTTTGTCTGCTCAGACCCTCATTGGTATGACCAGACCTGGATTCCTCCCCCGTTCCCTTATGAGTCCCTGTCCCCACTGGCCATATTGAGAACCTTGGCCTGCCTGTTGTCAACAGTTCTCCACAGTACCCAGAGCTTGCCAGGAATGCCAGGTACATCCCTCCCTGATTTCTTCCATTCCCTCACAACAGTCTTTACCACAGGAGGGAATGTttgaggagaaagagagaagggcTGCTGAAGAGGCTACCTCTTGGACTAATATTTCATTAGTCTCTCAGATGAAGCTGTTATGTCCCCTCCATCTAGCATGGGTACCGTCAAACAATTTCATAATTTGATGAAGAGAGTGGCAGACACTCTCTTCAAATACAGTTAGAAGACATCCAAGAGACTCCGCATACGCTGCTGAACATTCCTCACACATCACCTTCAGAAAGGGTCACCCATGCTGTAAATGAGGTGCTGTTCAAACAGGCCCAGGGAATGTGGCAGACTCCCGTCACTGTCCCATTGACAGCTAAGAGGGTAGACAAAAAGTACTACATTGTGGCTAGAATAGCTGTTTCCATCCTGCCCCTAACTCCATTTACTGTATCCACAACTAAGAACACAAAAGACAACACCATTCCAAGGCCACTCTGCATGATAAAGACCAAAAGTGCTTATTCTCTTTGCAAAGTATAACCACATTAACTATTCAAAATGTAATTCCTTTACTGAACATCTCCCACAAAAGCATAGGAAGCAATTTCAGGCCCGCATCATAGAGGGACAATTTCTGGTAGGCACAACTCTGCAAACTTCTCTTGATGCAGCTGACACAACAAGCCCATACCATCTCCATATCTGTAGTCATGTATCGAACCTCATGGCTGCAGTCTTCAGGATTTCTGCATGAAGTACAGAACGTTGTAGAGGCCTTCCCCTTTGAATATAAATTATTCAGTGAGTTCACAGATGAGTCCCCTCATTTGCTGAAG
The sequence above is drawn from the Natator depressus isolate rNatDep1 chromosome 7, rNatDep2.hap1, whole genome shotgun sequence genome and encodes:
- the LOC141991751 gene encoding uncharacterized protein LOC141991751 — its product is MQSSSAEVTMTESQNRKRAPAWTEREVRDLIAVWGEESVLSELRSSFRNAKTSQGMKDRGHNRDPKQCRVKLKELRQAYQKTREANGRSGSEPQTCRFYDELHAILGGSATTTPAVLFDSFKGDGGNTEAGFGDEEDDDDDEVVDSSQQASGETGFPDSQELFLTLDLEPVPPEPTQGCLLDPAGGEGTSAACVSMITGSSPSQRLVKIRKKKKRTRDEMFSELMLSSHTDRAQTNAWRQIMSDCRKAQNDQEERWRAEESKWRAEERAEARMWRQRDERRQDSMLRLLEDQTSMLQCMVELQQRQLEHRLPLQPLCNQPPSSPSSIASSPRRPRTWWGGHRPTSHSTTEDCPKKRRLSFNKF